TGTCATCCGCACCGGCGAGTCCGAGTTCCACCCATCGATCACCGCCAGCATGCTACAGGCCGATTCCGGCAGTACGCACGAGCTAGAGCTGCGGCAAGCGCTCGGCTATGGCTCGATGATGATCGTGCCACTCACCCACCAGGGGCAGACGATTGGGGCGATCTCGTTTGTGGCTGCCGGGGAAGGGCAGCGCTATACCGCCGACGATCTGGTATTGGCGCAAGATCTGGCTAGCCGCGCGGCAATTGCTATCGAAAATGCACGCCTGTACACGACGGCGCAGCAGGCGCGCGCCGCCGCCGAGCAGGCGTCATCCCGCGCCACCTTCCTGCTGCAGGCCGGCACACTCCTGGCCGCATCGCTCGACTACCAGGAGACGTTGCAGCGCCTGGCGCACATCGTCGTTACCTACTTCAGCGATTTGTGTGTAGTGTTTATCACCGGGAAGGACGGCATAATCCAGCGCGCGGCGGCTGCCCATATCGACCCCGCCAAAGAGCGCCAGCTCATAGCGCTTGGGCAGGCCACAATCGCGCCCAACAGCGCGCACCCTGCCGTGGCCGTAATCCGCAACGCCAAGCCACTGCTCAACCCGCCAGTGGCGGCGGCGCTCGAAGAAGTAGCCGGCGACAATCCGCACCAGCAGCTTCAGTCGCTCATCCCGCATAGCCATATTATCGTGCCACTGATCGCCCGCTCGCGCGTGATTGGCGCAATGTCGTTTGGGCGCGATACCGCCAGCCGCGACTATGATGCCAGCGATCTGCTGGTAGCCGAGGAGTTGGCTGTACGTGCCGCGCTGGCGATCGATAACGCCATGCTCTACCGTGATGTGCAGGAAGCGGTGCAGCTGCGCGACGCGTTCTTCTCGATCGCCTCGCACGAGCTGAAGACACCACTCACCTCGCTGCTTGGCCAGGCCCAGCTGCTGCAACGCCGGCTTACCCAGGCCGATGCCGCGCCCGAGCGGAATCAGCGCAGCATCCAGGTGATCCTCGATCAGGCCCAGCGCCTGAATAAGCTGCTTGCTACCTTGCTTGATGTGTCGCGGCTGTCGCTGGGCCAGATGATCGTGGCCCACGAGCCGCTCGATCTGCACGCGCTGATCCAGCAGGTTGTCGGCAATTTCCAGCACGACCTTGAGCACCATACGCTGATATACCGCGCCTCGGGCCAGCCGTTTGTCGTGCTTGGCGATATGATGCGCCTCGAGCAGGTATTCCAGAACCTGGTTCAGAATGCGGTAAAGTACAGCCCCCAGGGTGGCCAGATCGTGGTACAGGCCGAGCGCCGGATCGATCAGGTCGTCATCTCGGTGATCGACCATGGCATCGGCATTGCTGCCCACGAGCTTGGCAACCTGTTCCAGCGCTTCTACCGTGTTAATAATGCTGCGGTACAGCATATCAACGGTATGGGCATCGGTCTGTATATCGTCAAGGAGATCGTCACAGCCCATGGCGGGGAGGTTATGGTACGTAGCGTCGAAGGCCAGGGAAGCACCTTCGTCGTCTCGCTGCCGCTAGCCGAGGGTGCAGCTGAGGGTGTTGAGGGATATGCGCAACCCTCGATCCTACGCTTTGGTGTCGGGTGAACCGCCTGTCCACCGACGCACACCTGCCGGTGAGCAAGGTCGATCGTGAGTTCGCTACCCGAGCTATGTACAGTGCGGGCGAGCGGCGTTGACGCGTGCTGGTGGCGAACGGACACACGCAGAATCTTTCTAGAGCGCCACTAGCTGTTGCCAAAGCTCCTCTCTGCACTGCGCGCACTTCGGTATACTTGCCAGTATCGAGCCAGGTACAGGGGATGATTGCGAGCACCAATATGCACATTCAGATCTACACGATGCAATCGCCAGAAGAAGCCCGCGCGGTGGTCGACGCGGGCGCCGACCAGGTTGGCATTACGCCGAGCCAGGTGGGCCTGCCCGGCGAGATCGATCTGGCCACCGCGCGCGCGATCATGGCGGCGATCAGCGGCCGCGCGATCGGCGTGGCGCTGTCGGTCGCGACCGAGCTTGATCCGATCGTTGCGATGGTCGATGCGGTGCGCCCGGATATTCTGCACCTATGCGGGCCGGCCGGCGCGCTCACACCCGCCGATGTGGCCGCGCTGCGCCTGCGCCTGCCTGGCGTGCCGATCATGCAGGCGATCTCGGTCGCGGGCGCTGAGGCAATCGCGGCCGCGCGCGCCTACGAGCCGATCGCCGACTACCTCATCCTCGACACGCAGGCGCCCGATATCCCTGGCGTCGGCGCCTCGGGCAAGACCCACGACTGGGCGATTAGCCAGGCGATCGTGGCCCAGTCGCGCGTGCCGGTGATCCTGGCGGGCGGCCTTACGCCCGAGAATGTGGCGGCCGCGATCCACGCCGTGCGGCCGTGGGGCGTCGATTCGCTGACGCATACCAATCGCGCACTGCCCGGCGGCCGGTTCGCCAAAGATCTCGCGCGCGTGCGGCAGTTTGTGGCCG
The sequence above is drawn from the Candidatus Kouleothrix ribensis genome and encodes:
- a CDS encoding phosphoribosylanthranilate isomerase, encoding MHIQIYTMQSPEEARAVVDAGADQVGITPSQVGLPGEIDLATARAIMAAISGRAIGVALSVATELDPIVAMVDAVRPDILHLCGPAGALTPADVAALRLRLPGVPIMQAISVAGAEAIAAARAYEPIADYLILDTQAPDIPGVGASGKTHDWAISQAIVAQSRVPVILAGGLTPENVAAAIHAVRPWGVDSLTHTNRALPGGRFAKDLARVRQFVAAARSAG
- a CDS encoding PAS domain S-box protein, encoding MPDSRLNLPIDDSYFRIAFEQAPVGMAYIALDGRYLLVNQALCTITGYSNAELLSRTFQQITHPEYIEAELALKQSLLAEQRATYTIEKRYLCPDGSTVWVRLTCRLVRDAANQPEYFLSIIENIARKKAALDALRLNEERFQIALQHSPVVLFNQDRDLCYTWIHNAALGMPSDLVLGHSDDQLLERQADSDRLTALKRQVLDSGIGTRREVMIWANQRNYYFDLTLEPLRDANGTVSGISGLAIDITRRVESEALVQRANERLNMAVEALDGFIYECDLRSGYTERSAGLARVLGYLPDAIPSSMDWWNEQIHPDDFEHVLHTMTLGRTATGNHSVEYRVRHRDGYYLYVWDRATAIFDEQGQMVRLIGSAIDITARKRSEERQRFLNKASIVLSSSVEYAARLSDLARLIVPSLADWCVINLLGEQGRIESVAVVHRDPAKAQLIEELCRLHPLDPQATHGTPHVIRTGESEFHPSITASMLQADSGSTHELELRQALGYGSMMIVPLTHQGQTIGAISFVAAGEGQRYTADDLVLAQDLASRAAIAIENARLYTTAQQARAAAEQASSRATFLLQAGTLLAASLDYQETLQRLAHIVVTYFSDLCVVFITGKDGIIQRAAAAHIDPAKERQLIALGQATIAPNSAHPAVAVIRNAKPLLNPPVAAALEEVAGDNPHQQLQSLIPHSHIIVPLIARSRVIGAMSFGRDTASRDYDASDLLVAEELAVRAALAIDNAMLYRDVQEAVQLRDAFFSIASHELKTPLTSLLGQAQLLQRRLTQADAAPERNQRSIQVILDQAQRLNKLLATLLDVSRLSLGQMIVAHEPLDLHALIQQVVGNFQHDLEHHTLIYRASGQPFVVLGDMMRLEQVFQNLVQNAVKYSPQGGQIVVQAERRIDQVVISVIDHGIGIAAHELGNLFQRFYRVNNAAVQHINGMGIGLYIVKEIVTAHGGEVMVRSVEGQGSTFVVSLPLAEGAAEGVEGYAQPSILRFGVG